One stretch of Miscanthus floridulus cultivar M001 chromosome 18, ASM1932011v1, whole genome shotgun sequence DNA includes these proteins:
- the LOC136523188 gene encoding uncharacterized protein codes for MDMEATPLPPPPPLRTRFAVAKRLPPRSSRKQPADELPLAPLKALKASPGSSAHWVAEAQAAIQHGAASARVNPKEPAAQGGAVEVAPTQTREGVPPPRESEAHGSDGAGLPLVAEAPGVSEAEATKAKAPRTAETMVATVGVCASSEATMAEAGAPETTKAVVMAARPSIQEAEMKAAAEASVAPLVQGPPLLRGSTREAEVYPISSDDTSRAREVVDAKDAESEAEITQAAEASSAVQTVLETEIREHKALKHATLSAYEALEVEGVQSGSSLGSRLIALSN; via the exons atggatatggAGGCGACGCCTCTACCGCCTCCTCCACCATTGCGGACaaggtttgccgtggcgaagcggttgccgccccgttcaag tcggaagcagCCTGCGGAtgagcttcccttggcgccccttaaggcgctcaaggcaagccccggctcctccgcccactgggtggcggaggcacaagccgctatccaacatggagcggcgtcggcgagggtcaatccgaaggagccggccgcccAGGGTGGGGCTGTCGAGGTGGCCCCTACACAAACAAGGGAGGGAGTGCCTCCGCCCCGTGAGAGTGAGGCTCACGGGTCGGATGGGGCCGGCCTGCCCTTGGtagccgaggcccccggggtctccgaggctgaggcgacgaaGGCCAAGGCGCCTAGGACCGCCGAGACCATGGTGGCCACGGTCGGTGTTTGTGCGtcctccgaggccacgatggcagaggccggagcccccgagaccaccaaGGCCGttgtgatggcggcgaggccctCTATCCaagaggcggagatgaaggcggcggcagaggcctcggtggcgcccttggttcaggggccGCCGTTGTTGCGAGGGAGCACCCGGGAGGCAGAGGTCTATccaatctcctccgacgatacttcccgggcgcgggaggtggtcgacgctaaggatgccg agtcagaggcggagatcaCTCAGgctgccgaggcttccagcgcggtgcagacggtgctcgagaccgagatcagggAGCATAAGGCGCTGAAACATGCTACCCTTTCCGCCTatgaggccttggaggttgagggggttcagtcaggcagctccctagggagccgTCTGATCGCGCTAAGCAactag